From a single Metopolophium dirhodum isolate CAU chromosome 6, ASM1992520v1, whole genome shotgun sequence genomic region:
- the LOC132946162 gene encoding ankyrin repeat and LEM domain-containing protein 2, giving the protein MDSSNAANVSDDEESFYGVFVESDVDNSSTPRVFTNFQETLSAVKSNKTSRFKLFRSATEAEQFSVFGQELPIKQIEKSTPNVSTSFTFKSLKSEDLVAFRRLIESGELDKVKLAVNSNPRFLVSSGDTPSIIQEGCRYNAMHVAARFNQPQIVHFIMECVTSSEFIKSLYGTEESYLSRSEIITDLYLNTPDKAANDTPLHIASKFGHVDVVRELISYDKCILTSLNKYLQTPKDVICSRNNKEMYNDILHLIENGFFVPMWKSDDDCAQPTIGKPFSPKSSTIIPPLQNDNLKSLNPILEIRAVAGPMNESQALKFWKDWKSPVRKTLLSPSPKKSPSSPKQNEFKNKSIEKTGRNLAEKEKVGWAEYWPFLDKIVDLKSNRGLDLLEKYLRQRFSMKEQDYPVIAPPRVALLSPMGELCKALESMRIGANLNRRSPRENTVVSYTCVVKSCKVLAERLSNVIISEYKNMLGIESLAIRLCHEVRHLMALEDSFYSDSRFDSKVKGRIHGRVAEHLCQLLINNLELVSNVSLIVTKLQKYYACHAIGSRSEITGACLVTQIHTILTEKSSIIHNMQSDDDDELSCKQWFSTAVPCLCSIETKRLKPKQLFCDNGPVKRQDENEESKNMHGYDSDDDVFSSAPTSPCSEYSSSDESDASNMFHNAERDFAYLLFSSDVPIVHDYEIFDAINGINVDSNKYPWLYRWLYSMNDYNNLNNL; this is encoded by the exons ATGGATTCGAGTAATGCTGCGAATGTATCAGATGATGAAGAATCGTTTTATGGCGTTTTTGTGGAATCTGACGTTGACAACAGTA GCACTCCTAGAGTGTTCACTAATTTTCAAGAAACACTTTCTGCAGTCAAATCCAACAAAACCTCCAGATTCAAGCTGTTCAGATCAGCAACTGAAGCTGAACAATTTAGCGTTTTTGGGCAAGAATTACCTATAAAACAGATAGAAAAAAGTACACCTAATGTATCTACTAGTTTTACTTTTAAGTCTCTAAAATCTGAAGATCTGGTTGCATTTCGTCGTCTAATTGAAAGCGGAGAATTAGATAAGGTGAAACTGGCTGTGAATTCAAATCCGAGGTTTCTTGTTAGCAGTGGTGATACACCATCAATAattcaa GAAGGATGTCGGTATAATGCTATGCATGTAGCAGCTCGATTCAACCAACCAcaaattgttcattttataatgGAGTGTGTTACTAGTTcagaatttataaaaagtttatatgGTACAGAAGAGTCATATCTTTCACGGAGTGAAATTATCACAGATTTATACTTGAACACACCTGATAAAGCTGCAAATGATACTCCTCTACATATTGCCTCAAAATTTGGCCATGTGGATGTAGTAAGAGAGCTTATTTCATATGATAAGTGTATACTAACATCTCTAAATAAATATCTCCAAACTCCTAAAGAT gtTATATGTTCGAGAAACAACAAGgaaatgtataatgatatattacatttaatagaGAATGGATTTTTTGTACCAATGTGGAAATCTGATGATGATTGTGCTCAACCGACAATTGGCAAACCATTTTCACCTAAATCCTCTACAATAATTCCACCATtacag aatGACAATCTTAAATCATTAAATCCTATACTTGAAATAAGAGCTGTGGCCGGGCCAATGAATGAATCACAAGCCCTAAAGTTTTGGAAGGATTGGAAATCACCAGTGCGAAAAACATTATTATCTCCTTCACCAAAAAAGTCTCCATCAAGTCCAAAACAAaatgagtttaaaaataaaagtattgaaaaaacAGGAAg aaatttagCTGAAAAAGAGAAAGTTGGTTGGGCTGAATATTGGCCCTTCCTTGATAAAATAGTAGATCTTAAATCAAATAGAGGCTTAGATCTTCTTGAAAAGTACTTGAGACAAAGATTTAGTATGAAAGAACAAGATTATCCTGTAATAGCACCACCACGAGTTGCTTTGCTAAGTCCTATGGGTGAATTGTGTAAAGCGTTAGAGTCTATGAGAATTGGAGCTAATCTAAATAGACGAAGTCCTCGAGAAAATACTGTTGTATCTTATACTTGTGTTGTAAAATCTTGTAAA gttttagcAGAACGTTTATCGAATGTAATTATatctgaatataaaaatatgctagGCATTGAATCATTAGCTATTCGGTTATGTCATGAAGTTAGACATTTAATGGCTTTGGAAGATAGCTTTTACTCTGATAGTCGTTTCGATTCAAAGGTTAAAGGAAGAATTCATGGAAGAGTAGCTGAGCATCTTTGTcagttgttaattaataatttggaaCTTGTCAGCAATGTTTCTTTAATAGTTACAAAACTCCAAAAGTATTACGC atgtcATGCAATTGGGAGTCGTAGTGAAATCACTGGAGCTTGTTTGGTAACTCAGATACATACAATTCTAACTGAAAAGTCttcaattatacataatatgcaatctgatgatgatgatgaactTAGTTGTAAGCAATGGTTTTCAACTGCTGTTCCTTGTTTGTGTAGTATTGAAACTAAAAGGTTAAAACCAAAACAGCTATTTTGTG ataatggACCAGTTAAAAGACAAGATGAGAATGAAGAATCAAAAAATATGCATG GCTATGACTCAGATGATGATGTTTTTTCGAGTGCCCCTACAAGTCCATGTAGTGAATATTCTTCGTCAGATGAATCTGACGCATCAAATATGTTCCATAATGCCGAACGTGATTTTGCTTACCTATTATTTTCAAG cgaTGTACCAATAGTTCAtgattatgaaatatttgatgCCATTAATGGTATAAATGTAGACTCCAACAAATATCCATGGCTATATAGGTGGTTGTATTCAATGaatgattacaataatttaaacaatctgtga